One Chitinophagales bacterium genomic window carries:
- the gyrB gene encoding DNA gyrase subunit B: MEETTLMTPPQSNYTAENIQVLEGLEAVRKRPAMYIGDVSVKGLHHLVYEVVDNSIDEALAGYAKNIQVTIFEDNSVLVEDDGRGIPTEIHKKENRSALEVVMTVLHAGGKFNKDTYKVSGGLHGVGVSCVNALSAWLRAEVHRNGKIYEQEYERGKPLYAVREAGVTDRTGTIVHFKPDPEIFTTTVFNFETLSSRLRELSFLNRGIRMTITDRREKDENGNYLEETYYSQGGLVEFVKYLDGTRPALTSAPVYVEGSRDNVSVEVALQYNTTFNENVHSYVNNINTIEGGTHVAGFRKALTRVFKSYGEKNGFFSKLKFEITGDDFREGLTAVISVKVPEPQFEGQTKTKLGNSEVMGIVESCLGEALTSYLEENPKDAKLIINKVVLAATARDAARKARELVQRKNVLSGSGLPGKLADCSDTDPERCELFLVEGDSAGGTAKQGRDRNFQAILPLRGKILNVEKAMEHKIYDNEEIRNIYTALGVYRNEQEEGRPLMLNKLRYHKIIIMCDADVDGSHITTLILTFFFRYMKELIEQGHIYIATPPLYLVKKGKEQIYCWNDQQRDQAIQKLAAGGKEDSVTVQRYKGLGEMNAEQLWETTMNPDKRTLRKVTIESAAEADRIFSMLMGDDVPPRREFIERHAKYAKLDV, from the coding sequence ATGGAAGAAACAACTCTTATGACACCACCTCAATCGAATTATACCGCGGAAAATATCCAGGTTCTGGAAGGGCTTGAAGCTGTCAGAAAAAGACCGGCCATGTACATTGGTGATGTCAGCGTAAAAGGGCTGCACCACCTGGTATATGAAGTAGTGGACAACTCCATTGATGAAGCGCTGGCCGGTTATGCGAAGAATATCCAGGTGACCATTTTTGAAGATAACTCTGTGCTGGTGGAAGATGACGGGCGAGGTATACCTACCGAGATACATAAAAAAGAAAATCGTTCAGCCCTGGAGGTGGTAATGACGGTGCTGCATGCGGGAGGTAAGTTTAATAAAGATACTTACAAGGTATCAGGCGGACTGCACGGGGTGGGTGTATCCTGTGTGAATGCACTCTCGGCCTGGCTAAGGGCTGAAGTGCACCGCAATGGAAAAATCTATGAACAGGAATATGAGCGCGGCAAGCCCCTATATGCTGTTCGGGAAGCAGGTGTCACTGACCGTACAGGCACTATTGTACACTTCAAGCCTGATCCCGAAATATTCACTACCACCGTGTTCAATTTTGAAACCCTTTCTTCACGGCTGCGTGAACTTTCTTTTCTCAATCGGGGCATCCGCATGACTATTACCGACAGGCGGGAGAAAGATGAAAACGGCAATTACCTGGAAGAAACCTATTATTCTCAGGGAGGACTGGTAGAATTTGTCAAATACCTGGATGGTACGCGGCCGGCACTCACTTCAGCCCCCGTATATGTGGAGGGCAGCCGCGATAATGTTTCTGTAGAAGTGGCCTTGCAATATAATACCACCTTCAATGAGAACGTACATTCCTACGTCAACAACATCAACACCATTGAGGGCGGCACACATGTGGCGGGCTTCCGCAAGGCGCTTACCCGTGTTTTTAAAAGTTATGGGGAAAAGAACGGCTTTTTCTCCAAACTCAAATTTGAAATTACCGGAGATGATTTTCGGGAAGGCTTAACTGCAGTCATCTCAGTCAAAGTACCAGAACCCCAGTTTGAGGGCCAAACAAAAACCAAGCTGGGCAACTCTGAAGTAATGGGTATTGTGGAATCCTGCCTGGGTGAAGCCCTCACCAGCTATCTGGAAGAAAACCCCAAAGATGCCAAACTCATTATTAACAAGGTGGTGCTGGCGGCTACAGCGCGAGATGCAGCGCGAAAAGCACGGGAGTTAGTGCAGCGCAAGAATGTGCTCTCAGGCAGCGGGCTGCCCGGCAAACTCGCTGACTGCTCCGATACTGACCCCGAACGCTGCGAGCTGTTTCTTGTAGAGGGCGATAGTGCTGGGGGTACAGCCAAACAGGGTCGCGACCGCAATTTTCAGGCTATACTCCCTCTGCGTGGCAAGATTCTCAACGTGGAAAAGGCTATGGAGCATAAAATTTATGACAATGAAGAGATACGCAACATTTATACGGCTTTAGGGGTCTATCGCAATGAACAGGAAGAAGGACGGCCCCTGATGCTGAACAAGCTGCGTTATCATAAAATCATCATAATGTGTGATGCGGATGTAGATGGAAGCCATATTACCACCTTGATACTCACTTTCTTTTTCCGCTATATGAAAGAGTTGATTGAGCAGGGGCACATTTATATTGCCACTCCACCTTTATACCTGGTTAAAAAGGGAAAAGAACAGATTTACTGCTGGAATGATCAGCAACGTGATCAGGCTATTCAAAAGCTGGCCGCAGGAGGCAAGGAAGATTCAGTTACCGTTCAACGCTACAAAGGATTGGGAGAAATGAATGCCGAGCAGTTATGGGAAACAACCATGAACCCTGACAAGAGAACACTTCGCAAAGTTACCATTGAAAGCGCTGCCGAAGCAGATCGCATTTTTTCCATGCTCATGGGTGATGATGTGCCCCCACGCAGGGAATTTATTGAGCGGCATGCAAAGTATGCCAAACTGGATGTCTGA
- a CDS encoding glyoxalase: MPKPKVAVLLSGCGVYDGSEIHEAVLTLLSLDEAGAEYQCIAPDIEQHHVVNHLTGEEMAEKRNVLVEAARIARGNIKPLHMVKADDYDALIMPGGFGSAKNLTGWAFSGPDGEIHPEVKRFIQDMVKTHKPVVALCMSPVVIAKALEGSGIQARLTVGTTAQKSPYDIAAVSSGLNKTGAVAEMAAVDEIVVDEKNKIITTPCYMMEAGIRQIYDGIRKAVSRLMEWL; the protein is encoded by the coding sequence ATGCCTAAACCCAAAGTAGCAGTATTACTTTCGGGCTGCGGTGTGTATGACGGCAGCGAAATACATGAAGCGGTGCTTACTTTACTGAGTCTTGACGAAGCCGGTGCAGAATATCAATGCATAGCACCGGATATCGAGCAACACCACGTGGTAAACCACCTTACAGGGGAGGAGATGGCCGAAAAGCGCAACGTGCTTGTGGAAGCCGCAAGAATTGCGCGTGGCAACATTAAGCCGCTGCATATGGTTAAGGCCGATGATTATGACGCCCTCATAATGCCCGGAGGATTCGGATCAGCGAAGAATTTAACGGGGTGGGCTTTTTCGGGCCCTGATGGTGAAATCCATCCGGAAGTGAAACGATTCATACAGGACATGGTGAAAACACATAAACCGGTAGTGGCCCTATGTATGAGTCCGGTGGTGATTGCCAAAGCGCTGGAGGGTTCCGGCATTCAGGCCCGGCTTACCGTAGGCACCACTGCCCAGAAGTCACCCTATGACATTGCTGCGGTCAGCAGCGGGCTGAACAAAACCGGTGCGGTAGCCGAGATGGCAGCAGTAGACGAAATAGTGGTTGACGAGAAAAATAAAATCATCACCACTCCCTGCTATATGATGGAAGCCGGTATCCGGCAGATATATGATGGTATCCGTAAAGCCGTCAGCAGGTTGATGGAATGGCTCTGA
- a CDS encoding PPK2 family polyphosphate--nucleotide phosphotransferase yields MITLREVSPLPPPGLNKKRILEETEQILHALEELQNRLYAANQRSLLIVLQGLDASGKDGLIRHLFKAFSPMGCQIAAFKKPTQEELAHDFLWRIHKHTPQKGMIQIFNRSHYEDVLVPRVHGLLNADAIKRRYRHINNFEQLLVDHGTVVLKFYLHISPEEQMKRLKERLTNPSKNWKYDSRDLKERQHWNAYMQAYEDIFEQCSANIPWHIVPSDKNWYKEYLVSQIIAQTLQSLNLQYPVLQV; encoded by the coding sequence ATGATTACCCTGCGCGAGGTATCTCCGCTTCCCCCTCCCGGCCTGAATAAAAAAAGGATTCTGGAAGAAACCGAACAAATTTTACATGCGCTGGAAGAACTGCAGAATCGTCTGTATGCCGCAAATCAGCGCAGTCTGCTCATTGTGTTGCAAGGGCTGGATGCCTCGGGCAAAGATGGTCTGATAAGGCATTTGTTTAAGGCATTTAGCCCTATGGGGTGTCAGATTGCAGCTTTTAAAAAACCCACACAAGAAGAACTTGCACACGATTTCCTTTGGCGCATACACAAACATACACCCCAAAAAGGCATGATTCAGATATTCAACCGTTCACACTATGAAGACGTGCTGGTGCCCCGGGTACACGGGCTATTAAATGCGGATGCGATAAAACGAAGATACCGGCATATCAATAATTTTGAACAGTTGCTGGTAGATCATGGCACTGTGGTATTGAAATTTTATTTACACATCTCTCCGGAGGAACAAATGAAAAGATTAAAAGAGCGACTGACAAATCCCAGCAAAAACTGGAAGTACGACTCCCGCGATTTAAAAGAAAGACAGCATTGGAATGCTTATATGCAGGCCTATGAGGACATCTTTGAGCAGTGTAGCGCAAACATCCCCTGGCATATTGTGCCGTCAGATAAAAACTGGTACAAGGAGTATCTGGTGTCTCAAATCATTGCTCAAACCCTTCAATCGTTGAACCTGCAATATCCGGTATTGCAGGTATGA
- a CDS encoding glycosyl transferase family 1, giving the protein MKILQFCNKPPFPPADGGAIAMGSMTRCLVHNGFEVTVLSMVSHKHRSQADDWPQDLRKRVRLLFAEVDLRVKKHAAFLNLFSSESYHAQRFHTATVARSLQALLHDEVFDVIQMETIYPMVYHALIRRLSDAPITLRLHNIEHEVWLTTAANDPVFYRRMYLRLLAERLKTFELKAISQAEGILAISSADLDKISHLIQVPAETIPLGMDITHYAPAMDFAHPPRLFHLGAMDWIPNQIGLRWFLDKVWPRLRARFPALELHLAGRKMPAAFFGYKSPGLIIHGEVGDAVEFMRSKDIMIVPLLSGSGLRVKIIEGMLLGKVVVSTSVGASGIHYKDGENILIANNEDEFVRKISDCINRPDFLKHIGRNACSIAREEYALERVSMRLGKFYERLTGGCNEVRATV; this is encoded by the coding sequence ATGAAAATTTTACAGTTTTGCAATAAGCCACCTTTTCCCCCGGCTGATGGCGGTGCCATTGCTATGGGCAGCATGACACGCTGTCTGGTACACAATGGCTTTGAAGTAACCGTGCTCAGCATGGTTTCCCATAAGCATCGTTCACAAGCAGATGACTGGCCGCAGGATTTGCGCAAACGGGTAAGGTTGCTGTTTGCCGAAGTAGATCTCAGAGTGAAGAAGCATGCGGCTTTTTTAAATTTATTTTCTTCTGAATCCTATCACGCCCAGCGATTCCATACTGCAACGGTTGCCCGCAGCCTGCAAGCCCTGTTGCATGATGAAGTGTTTGATGTTATTCAGATGGAAACCATTTATCCCATGGTTTACCATGCTCTCATCCGCAGACTCTCTGATGCGCCTATTACCCTGCGCCTTCATAACATTGAGCACGAGGTCTGGCTCACGACAGCAGCCAACGACCCGGTTTTTTATCGCAGAATGTATTTGCGTTTGCTTGCTGAGCGGCTTAAAACATTTGAACTGAAGGCCATAAGTCAGGCTGAAGGCATCCTGGCTATTTCATCTGCTGACTTGGATAAGATTTCGCATCTGATTCAGGTGCCTGCAGAAACGATTCCTCTTGGCATGGACATCACGCACTATGCGCCCGCCATGGATTTTGCTCATCCTCCCCGTCTTTTTCACCTGGGTGCCATGGACTGGATACCCAATCAAATTGGCTTGCGATGGTTTCTGGACAAAGTATGGCCTCGGCTGCGTGCACGTTTTCCTGCTCTGGAGTTACATCTGGCCGGAAGAAAAATGCCGGCTGCATTTTTCGGCTATAAAAGCCCCGGACTTATAATACATGGGGAGGTGGGAGATGCAGTGGAGTTTATGCGTTCTAAAGATATTATGATTGTGCCGCTCCTATCCGGCAGTGGCCTGCGGGTGAAGATTATTGAGGGAATGCTGCTGGGTAAGGTAGTTGTTTCTACTTCAGTGGGTGCGTCAGGTATCCATTACAAAGACGGAGAAAACATACTTATTGCCAATAATGAGGATGAATTTGTCCGTAAAATATCAGATTGTATAAACCGTCCGGATTTTCTAAAGCATATCGGACGCAATGCCTGTAGTATTGCCCGCGAGGAATACGCTCTTGAGCGGGTGTCTATGCGGCTGGGGAAGTTTTATGAGCGCTTGACTGGGGGCTGCAACGAGGTCAGGGCAACAGTTTGA
- a CDS encoding membrane protein encodes MDYTELLLIFAVLLLSGIGILGCILPVLPGPPISFAAVLLYHFAKGGVFSLTFLIVALGFVVLVTILDYTIPAFATKKFGGSKEGVWGGIIGLVVGLIFSPFGFVSIIICPLLGAVIGDLVAGRQLQVALKSGLGSFIGFLAATVIKLLLSVALTVSLIIKMVEAT; translated from the coding sequence ATGGATTACACTGAATTGCTTTTGATTTTTGCTGTGCTGTTGCTGAGTGGCATTGGCATACTGGGTTGCATTCTACCGGTACTTCCCGGACCTCCGATTTCGTTTGCTGCTGTTCTGCTATATCATTTTGCCAAAGGAGGTGTTTTCAGCCTTACGTTTTTGATCGTTGCCTTGGGTTTTGTAGTTCTTGTCACTATTCTGGATTACACGATACCGGCATTTGCCACAAAAAAATTCGGCGGAAGCAAAGAAGGCGTATGGGGGGGAATAATCGGATTAGTAGTAGGTTTGATTTTTTCTCCGTTTGGTTTTGTCAGCATTATCATTTGTCCGTTGCTGGGAGCGGTCATTGGCGACCTCGTTGCCGGCCGGCAGCTGCAGGTTGCTCTGAAATCGGGATTGGGTTCTTTTATAGGCTTTCTAGCGGCTACTGTTATAAAACTGCTTCTATCGGTTGCTCTGACCGTTTCGTTGATTATCAAAATGGTAGAAGCTACTTAG
- a CDS encoding PadR family transcriptional regulator, with protein sequence MNLDNAKVQMRKGILEYCILSIISAREEAYASDILEVLKDARLLVVEGTLYPLLTRLKNSGMLSYEWKESTSGPPRKYYRLTARGKKFLHELDETWSELEYAVRVSVNNRKKP encoded by the coding sequence ATGAATCTGGATAATGCTAAAGTGCAAATGCGGAAGGGCATTCTGGAGTATTGTATCTTATCTATTATTTCCGCAAGGGAAGAGGCCTATGCCTCTGATATACTGGAAGTATTAAAGGATGCCCGTTTGCTGGTAGTGGAAGGCACACTCTATCCCTTACTGACACGACTGAAAAACAGCGGTATGCTGAGTTATGAATGGAAAGAAAGCACATCCGGTCCGCCACGCAAATACTATAGGCTGACTGCAAGAGGAAAAAAATTCCTCCATGAACTGGATGAAACGTGGAGTGAGCTGGAGTATGCCGTCAGAGTTTCTGTAAATAATAGAAAGAAGCCTTAA
- a CDS encoding hypothetical protein (possible pseudo, frameshifted) — protein MKIPAPVVQALRKRELAKTGHDLKPGILVLRHAGIELEGDLFDTMIAHYVIDGDARHRLDLLSENYLGYTLLEVDEQQKKKTQELFPDAERIKDRSVEAADVALQLQKKFEPIVSEPHCHKLFYEVEIPLIRVLADMEFEGIALDVPFLERYSAEMEKDIQKLKDEIFREAGCEFNLESPKQLGEVLFEKMKIPYEGKKTKTGQYSTGEEILTSIQKEYPIAGKILEYRGLVKLKSTYVDALPQHVHPRTHRVHTTFNQAVAATGRLSSTNPNLQNIPIKTERGSEIRKAFIPRDRQHVLLSADYSQIELRLVAAMSKDENLLQAFKDGLDVHAATASRLYNVPLEMVTREMRSNAKMVNFGLMYGMSAFGLAQRTGMTRSEAAAIIQQYFTQFPGIKRFMDEAIEKARKQGYAETIMGRRRYLPDINSKNATVRGFAERNAINTPIQGSAADMIKIAMIRIHRQFEKKKLRSKMILQIHDELVFDVRKEEVEEARAIIEEHMKNALLLEVPIVVDIGIGNNWLEAH, from the coding sequence ATGAAAATACCCGCGCCTGTGGTGCAGGCATTACGCAAAAGGGAGTTGGCTAAAACCGGCCACGATCTCAAGCCGGGTATTCTTGTGCTTCGCCATGCGGGCATTGAGCTGGAAGGTGATTTGTTTGACACTATGATAGCCCACTATGTGATTGACGGAGATGCACGCCACCGGCTTGATCTGTTATCGGAAAATTACCTTGGGTACACTTTGTTGGAAGTTGATGAACAGCAGAAGAAAAAAACACAGGAGTTGTTTCCGGATGCCGAACGGATAAAAGACAGATCGGTGGAAGCTGCAGATGTTGCCCTGCAGTTGCAGAAAAAATTTGAACCGATTGTGAGTGAGCCTCATTGCCATAAGCTTTTTTATGAGGTAGAAATACCACTGATCAGGGTTTTGGCAGATATGGAATTTGAAGGCATTGCCCTGGATGTCCCCTTTTTGGAACGGTACTCAGCCGAGATGGAAAAAGATATCCAGAAACTCAAAGACGAAATATTCCGGGAGGCCGGATGTGAGTTTAATCTGGAGTCACCCAAACAGCTCGGGGAGGTATTGTTTGAAAAAATGAAAATACCCTACGAGGGCAAAAAAACCAAAACCGGACAATACAGCACCGGTGAAGAAATTCTTACCTCTATTCAGAAGGAATATCCCATAGCGGGTAAGATACTGGAATACCGTGGACTGGTGAAGCTGAAATCCACTTATGTAGATGCCCTGCCTCAACACGTGCATCCACGAACACATCGTGTGCATACCACTTTTAATCAGGCTGTTGCAGCCACGGGAAGATTGAGTTCTACCAATCCCAACCTGCAAAATATTCCGATAAAAACAGAACGCGGCAGTGAAATCAGGAAGGCATTCATTCCACGCGATCGCCAACACGTATTGTTGTCTGCCGATTATTCGCAGATTGAGCTGCGCCTGGTAGCCGCCATGAGCAAGGATGAAAATCTGCTGCAGGCCTTTAAAGACGGGCTGGATGTGCATGCTGCCACCGCAAGCCGGCTCTATAACGTGCCCCTTGAGATGGTTACGCGTGAAATGCGCAGTAATGCCAAGATGGTCAATTTCGGGTTGATGTATGGCATGTCGGCTTTTGGTCTGGCACAACGCACCGGTATGACACGTAGTGAGGCTGCTGCTATTATCCAGCAGTATTTTACTCAGTTTCCGGGCATTAAGCGGTTTATGGATGAAGCCATTGAAAAAGCCCGCAAACAAGGATATGCCGAAACCATTATGGGGCGCAGGCGTTATCTGCCGGATATTAACTCCAAAAATGCCACGGTGCGCGGTTTTGCTGAACGCAATGCTATCAACACCCCTATCCAGGGCTCTGCTGCGGATATGATTAAAATAGCTATGATTCGCATCCACCGGCAGTTTGAAAAAAAGAAGCTCCGCTCAAAAATGATACTCCAGATTCATGACGAACTGGTCTTTGATGTGCGAAAAGAAGAGGTGGAAGAGGCGCGCGCAATTATTGAAGAACATATGAAAAACGCCCTGCTGCTGGAAGTACCCATAGTAGTAGATATAGGAATAGGGAACAACTGGCTGGAAGCACATTGA
- a CDS encoding hypothetical protein (possible pseudo, frameshifted) translates to MSAHPHRKLFLLDAMALIYRAYYGLGSNFLYNSKGMNTTAISVFTDSLMKMLNEEKPTHIAVAFDSLAPTQRDAVYAEYKANRQAIPEDIKNSIPWIKEILKALKIPILEFEGYEADDIIGTIAKKAEKKGFEVYMVTPDKDFGQLVTDKIKIYKPSFRGKPPEILGQKEIQEKWQIDDVKKVTDILGLMGDSVDNIPGIKGIGEKTAIKLIQEFGSLENLLAHTGKLTGRLKENVEQHADEARLSKQLATIVTDLPIEVDEQSFALSDPDRQKLAAIFAELEFRTLGKRILGESYSPNVEVSPPLPEGTVSAEEQPLSRGRNIHNTTHHYVLAGNQALLDELTDKLTQAPLVSLKVETDDDDVHNSKITGLSFVFKPQEGYYLPVKNENTRACGAGITQKGVG, encoded by the coding sequence ATGTCCGCACATCCGCATCGTAAACTGTTCCTTCTGGATGCAATGGCCCTGATTTACCGGGCTTATTACGGGTTAGGGAGCAACTTTCTTTACAATTCAAAGGGGATGAACACAACGGCCATTTCCGTGTTTACCGACAGTCTGATGAAAATGCTCAATGAGGAAAAGCCCACGCACATTGCCGTGGCTTTTGATTCACTGGCGCCCACTCAGCGCGATGCGGTATATGCGGAGTATAAAGCAAACCGGCAGGCAATTCCTGAAGACATTAAAAATTCCATACCCTGGATTAAGGAAATACTCAAAGCCCTTAAAATACCCATACTGGAATTTGAAGGCTATGAAGCGGATGATATCATCGGCACTATCGCTAAAAAAGCGGAAAAGAAAGGTTTTGAAGTATATATGGTTACTCCCGATAAGGACTTCGGCCAGCTGGTAACAGATAAAATAAAAATATATAAACCCTCCTTCCGCGGCAAACCGCCTGAAATACTTGGTCAGAAAGAGATACAGGAAAAATGGCAGATTGATGATGTAAAAAAGGTAACTGACATCCTCGGGCTCATGGGCGACAGCGTAGATAACATACCCGGCATTAAAGGCATTGGGGAGAAGACTGCCATCAAACTGATTCAGGAGTTTGGAAGCCTGGAGAATCTGCTGGCGCATACCGGTAAATTAACCGGCAGGCTGAAGGAAAATGTGGAGCAGCATGCGGATGAAGCCCGTCTTTCCAAACAACTGGCAACTATTGTAACGGATCTGCCCATTGAAGTAGATGAGCAATCCTTTGCCCTCTCCGACCCCGACAGGCAAAAGCTGGCTGCCATATTTGCTGAGCTGGAGTTCAGGACTTTGGGCAAGCGCATCCTGGGAGAATCCTATTCTCCGAATGTGGAGGTAAGCCCGCCTTTGCCTGAAGGCACGGTGTCGGCCGAAGAACAACCTCTTTCCCGTGGACGCAACATACACAATACTACACACCATTATGTGCTGGCCGGCAATCAGGCATTGCTGGACGAGCTGACCGATAAGCTCACCCAAGCCCCCCTTGTCTCCCTGAAGGTGGAAACAGACGATGATGATGTACACAACAGTAAAATCACCGGTTTATCTTTTGTATTTAAGCCACAGGAAGGCTATTACCTCCCTGTAAAAAATGAAAATACCCGCGCCTGTGGTGCAGGCATTACGCAAAAGGGAGTTGGCTAA